The genomic segment GCTGAAGGAGCGTTCGACCCGCATGCCTTTTTCCATGGCCACCAGGCCGACGCAGGCCCCCATGAGCAGTGGTTTGGTCGTGGCGATCAAAAAGCTCTCAATATGGAGGGCGTCCACTATCCGGTCCAGATAGTTGGCAAAGGTGATGTCGTGGAAATAGCCGAGGATGAAGAATCCGCCGAGCAGGGCGGTCAGGGTGAAGCAGAAGGTCAGGGTCACGGCCGACAGGGCGAAGGCCAGAAGGCGGGGCAGGAATATGTAGGAGTCGATGTCGATGTCCAGCATCTGCAAAGAATTGAGTTCCTTGTTGATCTTCATCAGGGCCACTTCGGCGATGACCGCCGAACCGGAGCGAAGCAGGAGGATAAGACTGCAGCCAAGAGGGGCTACTTCGTGCATTATGGCTGCGATCAGGTATCCCCCAATGCGGTCGTAGGCTCCGAGGCCGGTCAGAATGGACAGCAGATAGTGAACGGTGATGGAGCCGATGACCAGGGCGATGAACACGACGATGGGCAGGGCCTGGATGGCCGTGAAGTAGATCTGGCGGATCACGACCCGGCCCACGGCCGGATTCAGGACGCGAAGGCACAGAAGGGCGTTCAGGCATCCGGTGGCCAGCCAGGCGATCCGGTTCCAAAACTGGATTCTGGAGATGGTCCAGTGGCCCACGTCATGGACGATAGTTTGACGCATGAATCGTTCGTATCCACTTTTACGAGGCGTTGCAAATGGTTCGAGCCTTGTCCGGCCGGGTTTCGAATCCGGTCTTATGTCCTTGATTTCGCCCGTGTGAGGATATAAGGGGGATCGATTGTCATATTCAAGGGAGGAAGTATGAAATTCCAGGTGCTTGGCTGCTCCGGGTCCGGGCTTCCGGGCTATGCCCTGACGTCATTTCGCATCAACGACTCCGTTTTGCTCGATGCCGGAGCAGTCACCTCCCATCTGCCCTTGGAGGAGCAGGCCCAGATCACCGACGTTCTGGTGACCCACGCCCATCTGGACCATATCAAGGACATCCTGTTTCTGGCCGACAACCTCATTGAGCTGGTGGTCAGGGACGAGCACGGTCCGGTCCGGGTCCGGGGATTGGAGGACGTTCTGAACAGTATCAGGACTCACCTGATGAACGACACCATCTGGCCGGATTTTTCCATTCTGCCGGACCGCAAGCGTCCGGTCATCGTCTATACGCCCATGCGTCCCGGCGAGGAGGTTGAAATCGGGGATCTTTTGGCCACGGCCTTTCCTGTCTGCCACGCCAAGGCCGCTGCCGGGTATGTGGTCCGTGAAAAGGGGGCCGAGAGCGGCTTTGCCTTTACGGGCGACACCGGACCGACGGATGCATGGTGGAAGTTTTTGAACGGCCTGGAATACCGGCCCGGCCGTTTGATCATCGAAACCTCGTTTCCCAACGAGATGGAGGACCTGGCCCTCAAATCCAACCACCTGACTCCGAGACTTCTTCAGAAAGAGTTGGCCAAGCTCGAATTCATTCCCAAGATTTACATCTCCCACATGAAGTCCCCGTTTTCCTCGGCCATCCAGGAAGAGCTCCAGACCCATCTTGACGGCTACAACTATCACCTGCTCCGAGACGACGAAGTGTTCGAGTTCTAAACCTTTCCATGGTCCGAAATCGGCCCGTTTTTCCCGATTACCCAAGCCTTGTCGATCATCTGAACGGCATGGGCTGCTTTCACATGCGTCTTGGCCTGAGTCGTGTCCGGACGGCCCTGGAGCGTTTGGATATCGATCCTTCGCCGGCCATCCAGGTGGTGGGCACCAACGGCAAGGGGTCTACGGCCGTTTTCCTTGAAGCCCTAGCCAGGGGCCATGGGCTTCGTACCGGGTTGTATACCTCGCCGCACCTGGTATCGATCCGGGAACGAATAAAAATGAACGGGCGGGCATTGCCGGAAGCCGAGTGGGCCAGCCTGGCAACGCAGGTGTACGATGCCTGGCCTGAAGCGGATTTGACCTATTTCGAACTCTTGACGATCATGGCCCTTGTGGCTTTCAAGCGGCAGGGCGTGGATCTAGCGGTGTTCGAGGCCGGGCTGGGCGCGGCCAACGACGCCACCTCTGCCGTGCCTCCCATGTTGTCCGTCATCACTCCCATTGGCCTGGATCACCAACAGGTCATAGGGCCCGGTCTGGCGGACATCGCCAGGGACAAGGCCGCGACCCTGCGTGCACACGGCGGAGCCGTGAGCGGGCCGCAGGATCAGGTCGTCATGGATATTCTTCGGAGCAGGGCCAAGTCCGTGGGCGCTTTCCTGCACATGGCGGATGAATGGTGGACTCCCCGGGGGCAGGGGGCATTGTTCAATCCTTTGGGATGTCCGGAGGATGGCTTTTTCGTGCCGCGTTTCGGCCTGAGCGGTTCCTTCCAGGCCTCCAACGCCATGTTGGCCCTAGCGGCCTGGTGGCTGGCGGCCAAGGACCGGGGGTGGCCTTTCGAGATCGGCCCATGTATTCAGTCACTGGCCGACGCACGACATCCCGGCCGTTTCCAGTTTTTGGACGTCGGCCCTGGGTTTTTGGTGGACGGAGCCCACAACGAGCACGGTCTGACGGCCCTGGCGGCGGCCATGAGCATTTCGGGGATCGAGCCTGAAGGGGCAATTTTCGCCTGCCTGGGCGACAAGTCCGGCCTGACGGACATGATCCGAAACCTGGTTCGGGGGCCGATTCTCGTTCCTGGTCTGCCCGGCAATGAGCGGGCCCTGGATCCGAGCGCTTTGGCGGCGAAGATCGGAGGAAGACCTTTCGAAACCGTGGCCGAGGCCGTTCGCGCGGCTCTCGAATTGCCGGGTCCGGTGCTGGTCTGCGGTTCCCTGTATCTGGTCGGAGCGTTTCTGACCGAATTGAGCCGCATTTTCCCGGTCCTGGAGACTGGGCTGGAAGAATTCGTAAACGATGCGAGGAGCCAAGGGTGACGAATCTGTTTAGACATCTTCCGGCTGTGGACAAGGTTCTGGCCGAATTGGAGGCCGAAGCGGGTTTCGGCAGTTTTCCCCGCACGTTGTTGCGAGACCTGGTCGGCGAGTATCTCGATCTGTGCCGCGAGGAGATCAAGGCCGGCCGATACCGCGATCCGGCCGAATTGGCATGGGAGCGCCTGCGTCCGGCCGTCGTGGCCTATGTCCGCATGAAATCCAGGCCCCATTTTCGGCGGGTCCTAAACGGGGCCGGGGTGGTCGTGCACACCAACCTGGGGCGGTCCATCCTTGCCGAAACGGCCGCCAGAGCCGTCCAGGAGGCCTGCGCCCGATACTCGAACCTGGAGTTTTCCCTGACCACGGGCACGAGAGGGAGCAGATATTCCCACGTGGAAGGCCTGCTCTGCCAGTTGACCGGGGCCGAAGCCGGTCTGGTGGTCAACAACAACGCCGCGGCCGTGCTCATTGTCCTGGATACCCTGGCCAAGGGCCGCGAGGTTGTCGTGTCGCGGGGGCAATTGGTCGAAATCGGCGGATCGTTTCGCATTCCCGAGGTCATGGCCAAGAGCGGGGCCGTGCTGCGTGAGGTGGGTGCCACCAACCGGACCCACGCCCATGACTACGAGGGGGCCATCGGCGAGAACACCGCGGCGCTTTTGAAGGTGCACACCTCCAACTATCGGATCATCGGATTCCACAAGGAAGTTCCGCTGCCGGAATTGGTCGAGATCGGCCGTCGACACGGCCTGCCGGTCATCGAGGATCTTGGGAGCGGCAACCTGTTCGATTTTTCGGGACTGGGTCTCATGCCAGAGCCGACGGTCCAGCAGGTTTTGGCCTCGGGAGTCGACGTCGTTTCCTTCAGCGGGGACAAGCTTCTGGGGGGGCCTCAGGCCGGGATCATCCTCGGCCGGAGGGAATACGTCGACCGGATCAAGAAGAATCCCCTGAACCGGGCCGTGCGCACCGACAAGATGACCGTGGCCGCCCTGGAGGCCACCTTGCGCCTCTACCTCGATCCGGACAGGGCACGGTCCGAGGTCCCGACCTTGCGGATGATCACCATGGGCAGGGATGAACTTCTGCGGGCGGCGAGGCGGTTGAAGACCCGATTGGCCCGCGAATTGGGCGGCTTGGCCGGGATCAAACTTCGCGACGGCGTGTCACGGGTCGGTGGTGGGGCCTTTCCCGAGCAAGACCTGCCCACGGTCCTGGTGTCGGTTGAGCCCCGCGACGGCACCCAAGCCGACGACCTGAGAGAGCGGCTGCTGAGTACCGATCCGCCCTTGGTGGGCCGGATCGAAAAAGACCTTTTCTGCCTGGACCCCAGGACCCTGGGCAATGACGAATACGGGACCGTGGCTCGGGTTGTGCGCGAGGCCCTCGATTCCGGGTCAGGCACTGATTCGAAATGAACACGAAAGAGGACGACCATATGAGTGTCAAGGAATTTGAGACCAGAAGCTGCTGGGACGTTTATGCCTCCGAGGCCGACTGCCTGGCGATGGATGAACTTGCCGACCGCTACATGGATTTTTTATCGGTCAACAAGACCGAACGGGAAGTGGTGACCTGGGCCGTGGCGATGCTTGAAAAGGCCGGGTTCATCTCCGATCCGGGCACGGGTCGTTTTCTGACCGTGCATCGGGGCAAGACCCTGGTGGCCGCTCGCCGGGGCCGGCGCCCCTTGAGCCGGGGAAGCCGCATGGTCGGCTCCCATGCCGACAGCCCCAGGCTCGATCTCAAGCAGCATCCCCTGTACGAGGATTGCGACCTGGCCCTGGCCAAGACCCACTACTACGGCGGCATCCGCAAGTATCAATGGCTGGCCAGACCACTGGCCCTGCACGGCGTGGCCGTCAAGACCGACGGCCGGGTCGTTCCCGTGGTCGTCGGCGAGGACGAAAGGGACCCGGTCCTGGCCATTCCCGACCTTCTGCCTCATCTGGCCCACAAGCAGGTGGAGAAGAAGCTCTCCGAGGCCTTCGAGGCCGAGAAGCTGAACGTGGTCCTGGGCCATGTGCCCCTGTTTCTGGAAGGGGAGGACAAGAAGGACGGCCGTTTTAAAAAGGCCCTCTTGGAACTGCTTCGGGATCGCTTCGGACTGGAGGAGGAGGACCTCTTTTCGGCCGAACTGGAGATTGTCCCGGCCGGTCCGGCCCGCCGGGTTGGCCTGGACCGGGGACTCGTGGGCGGCTACGGCCAGGACGACCGCATCTGCGGGTTCACTTCTCTGGAGGCCTTTGTCCGGGCCAGTGATCCCGAGTTTACCCAGATCCTGATTCTTTGGGACAAGGAGGAGATCGGTTCCGAGGGGGCCACCGGGGCACAGTCCCGCATCTTCGAATACGCGATACAGGATTTGATCGAGGCCTGGGAGCCCAGGGCCAGTCTGCGCCAGGTCATGTTGAATATGAAGGCCTTGTCCGGAGACGTCCATGCGGCCATCGACCAGGATTACCAGGATCTGCACGACAAACTGAACGCCTCGTATCTCGGCCGGGGCCCGGTGATCTGCAAGTTCACCGGACACCGGGGCAAGTACGGGGCCAACGACGCCAGCGCCGAGTATGTGGGCTGGTTCCGCAACGTCCTCAACGTGGCCGGCGTACCCTGGCAGATGGCCGAACTGGGTAAGGTGGATCTGGGCGGCGGCGGCACCGTGGCTAAGCATCTGGCCGTGTACGGCATGGATATCGTGGACTTCGGGCCCGGGGTCCTGTCCATGCACAGCCCCTTCGAGATTTCCAGCGTGGCCGATCTGTTGGCCACGGTCCGGGCCTATGGGGCCTTTTTCAGGTCGTGAACGCCATGTGAACCCATTGAGGACATCATGTTCGACTCCCGTCCGTATTCACTGGACCGCATCTTCCGGCTGGGCGTGATGGTTCTCATACTCTGGGGGCTGGTCCGGCTTTTGGGATATCTGAGCGACGTACTCATTCCCTTTGCCGTGGCCCTGCTGCTGGCCTATGTCATGAACCCGCTGGTCACGCTTTTGCGCCGTTGGGTCCGCAGTCACATCCTGGCTGTATGGCTGGCCCTTCTGGCCATTCTCCTGGTCCTTGGCCTGATCACGAGTCTGGTGGTACCGTTGATGGTTTCCGAGGTCAGGCACATGGGCCAGCTTCTCAAGGAACTGGTGGACAACTCCAAGTTGGCCCAGCAGGCTGCCGAGAGGATGCCGGCCGACCTTTGGCAGTACATCCGCGATGTGGCGGCTAGGCCGGAAGTCCGGGAATTCTTCCAGCCCGAAAAAGTCATGGAACTGGCCCGGGAGGCCTTCCAAAAAATCTTGCCCGGATTCTTGGGCGTGCTCGCGGGCACGGCCACCATTCTGAGCGGGCTGATGGGCGTGTTCTTCGTCCTCATCTACTTGGTTTTTCTACTTCTGGACTACCAGAAGCTCAGTGAGGAGTGGAAGAACTATCTGCCCGAGACGTGGCGGGAGCCGGTCCTGAGCTTTCTTTTGGAGTTCAACCAGGGCATGAACCGCTATTTTCGGGCACAGGCCCTGGTGGCCTCCCTGGTGGGCGTGATGATGTCCGTGGGCTTCATGCTCATTGGCCTGCCCCTGGGTCTGCTTTTGGGCCTTCTGGTCGGAGTGTTGAACATGGTCCCCTATCTTCAGCTCGTGGCCCTGGTCCCGGCCTTTTTCCTTTCCCTGATGCACGCCCTGGAGACCGGGGGGAGTTTCTGGATCTCCCTGGGCCTGACCGGGCTGGTTTTCGCCGTAGTCCAGATCGTTCAGGATGTCTTTCTGAGTCCCAGGATCATGGGCAAGGTCATGGGCCTCAGTCCGGCCGTCATCCTCCTCTCCCTCTCCATTTGGGGCAAGCTCCTGGGCATTCTGGGCCTGCTTATCGCCCTGCCGGCGACATGCCTCCTTCTGGCCTACTACAAGCGGTTCCTCGCTTCGGCCGCCAGGACCTGACCAGGCGGACCAGGGTCTTTTGGTCTTCCGGATCGGGGTTCGGTGTGTAGCGCAGAGCCTCGTAGAGTTCCAGAATGCGTCCGGCCTCGGGGCCGAGGTCCGGTCTGGCCAGAACGATCATTCGCGACAAATCCCGGGGCCCGGCCCAGTCCGGAGTTGACAGCCCGGCCCTGGTCAACCTGGTCCGGAAACGGTTCATGGCCCGACGGACCGGGTCGGAGTCTCTATTTGGGCGAAGGCGCCAGAGGACGGCCAAACCCAGAATTCCGAGCCCCGTGACCAGAACGATGCCGACTCGGGCCAGAACCCCGAGCCAATCCCCTCTGTCGAGCTTGAGTCGTTTTAGGAGTTCCATCTGTCGGCGTCCGGAATAGTCCAACACCCATTGTTGCCAGAAGGTGTTAACCGCGTCGAGGCCGATCCGCAGTCCCCGGACTCCCTGGGCGACAAAGGCCGGGGCCTCGCCTTGGGCGATGAGGGGTAGATCTGACTGGGGAAAGGTGGCCTGCATGCCGAGTTCGATGCGGTCAGGGGCTACGGCCGAAGTTGGGTCGATCCGCACCCATCCACGGCCCTCGTACCAGACCTCGGTCCAGGCGTGGGCGTCCGAGGCCCGAAGGACGAGGAATTCGGTCAAGGGGTTGATTTCTCCTCCCTGGAATCCGACCACCACCCGGGCCGGGACCCCGGCGGCCCGCATGAGCACGGCAAAGGATGAGGCAAAGTGTTCGCAATAGCCCTGACGGGTCTCGAAGAGGAACCGGTCCACGGGTTCGTCTTCGAGCAGGGGTGGGCTCAGAGTGTAGATGAATTCTTCCCGGCGGATGAGATCCAGGGCGGCACGGACGATCTCCTGGGGAGGCATGCCTCGCCAGGCGGCGGCCAGGGTCCTGGCCTGGGGGAAACCGGTTTCCGGAAGCTGGAGGGCCTGGTTGGGAGGACCCGACGGTCCGGTCCGGTAGATCGTCGCCGATCGGGCCCGAAAGCGAAAGGTGTCGACCGGAGGACGTCTGGGCCGGACGAGGAAGCCTTCGGACAGAACGGCGTTGCCCGACGCGGCCATGGGGAGGTCCAGGGCCGGCAAAAACTCGGTGTGGTCGAATTCGACGGTGATCTCGTAGTCGATCGGCCCGGAAATGTCCTCGATTCGTTCCGTCGGCGGGGGAAGGCCTCTGCGGGATTCGACCCGCCAACCCGGGGTCCAGGCCATGCCGTCGAAAGAGTTCAGAACCAGGGCTCGGAAATAGCGCTGTCTCGAAGGTGGGACCGGTCCGGAGAATTTGACCCGGGCCGCCACGCTCGGAGAGAAGGCCAGGAAGTTGATGGATCCCGGGGCAAGGGTGTCGGTCAGGCCGGTGGAGGCCCCGGCGGCCGGGGCGGCCACTCCCCACAGTCCACCCTGGATTCGGGGGAAGACCAGGAACAGAATCGCAGCCAGGGGCAGGGCCTGGAGCATGAGCAGAGCCGTGGTCCTCGCGGCGGAGGCGGTGTCCGGCCCGGTCTGCTCGAGGCGGACCACGAGGGTCAGGATCAGTCCCGAGCAGATCATGGCGTACCCGGTCATGGGGAGGGTCTTGGCGAAGAGCAGGGCGGTGACGCTCAGAAAGAGGGAAATAAAGAGGATGAAGCGGCGGTCCGACGACCTTCCGAATTCCAGGAGTTTCAGGGAGAGCATGAGGGCGAGCATGGCCGCGCCCACGTCCCGGCCCACAAAACGTCCCGAGGTCAGGACCGCCGCGGCGCAGGCGGCCAGGGTCAGGATCAGCCGAAGCCAGCGGGGCACCTGAGGGACGAGCTTCAGCGACCAGAGGAAAAACCATGTTCCTGCGGCCATGCAGAAGACGATGATCCAGGCCGGGAGGTGGCCGAGGTGGCCCAGCAGGGAGGCGGCAAAGGCCAGGAGAAGGACCCGGTCTCCGGGTCGGGGATCAATTCTGGCCATGGAGAGCCAGGGCCTCCAGAGCCCGGTTTAAATGCCCCTTGCCCCGGGCCGGATCCAGGAATGTCGGGCCGAGGCGCAGGCCAAAGGCCAGGTCCGAGCCGTGGGCGTCGAGCACGGCCCGGGTCAGGCGGGAGAGTCGCTCCTCAAGATCGCGCCCCGGGGTGACCGCGAGATCGAGAATCAGCCCGTCGATCATGGAACCGCTCCTGAAGCTTCGGGTCGTCAGTCCCTGCTCGCGGGCCAGGGCCCTCCATTCGATTCTGCTTGGGGGGTCGCCGGGACGGTAGCGTCGCAGACCCTGGAATTCGTCGGCCGGCACATCCCGGCCAAGCTCTGTTTTGGTCCTGAGCAGGGCCAGGGGAAGGGAATCCCGCGCCGGGGCCGGATAGACCAGAACCTTGGCCTCCGGGTCGGGCCGTGACCAAGCCCGGAATAGGCCTAGGGGAAAGCGGGTTTCGACCAGGACCGGTCCGGGTCTGAGCCAGCCCCGGCGCGGGGCAGTGATACCGATCTCGACCTCAGCGGTGGAGCCGGGTTTCAAAGCGGCCCTCGATGTGGCCGTACCCCGAAACGAGAGGTCCAGGGCCTGTCTCGAGCGATGCCCGGCCCTGACAAGCACCCGGAACGTGGCCACATTGCCCGCGAAGACCGGTTCGGCCTTGGTTCCGACCAGGGACAGGCCGGAGAGTTCGCGGTAGGTGGCCAGGGTGGACAGAAAGGCGGTTCCGGCCAGAAGAAAGACCATGAAGTACGTCAGATTGTTGTCGTAGTTAATGGAGATGAGGAGCAGGGCCAAAAGGAGTAGGCCGAACCAGATCCCGGCTCGAGTGGGAAGGATGAAGATGTCCCGGCGGGTCAGAACGATGGGGAGAGGCCCGGCGGTCCGGCCTTTCAGGAAGGTGTCCAGGGCCGGCATGGTCCGGCCGATGAGGTTTCGGAGGATCACGGCAGGGGGACGGAGTGGAGGATGTCGGTCAGGTCCCCGGCCGAGAGTTCGCGCAGGTCCGGACCTTTGAGCCGGTGTCCTGCCACGTGGGAAAACACGGCCTGGACGTCCTCGGGCAAGGCGTGGTCCCGGCCCTGGAGGAGGGCCCAGGCCCTGGCGGCCTGCAGAATGCCCAGACCGGCCCTGGGCGAGAGTCCGGTCTGAATTCGGTCATTGTGACGGGTGGCCTCGAGAAGGTCCAGGACATAGGCGATCAGGGGCTTGGAGGCGTGAATGGCGGCCACGATGTCCTGCAGTTCACGGACCTTCTGGGGCGTGGTCACGGCCTGGGGCAAGGGGGCTCCTGTCCAGGCCTGGTCCCGGTTCAGGAGCAGGGTTTCGGCGTCCCGTCCTGGGTAGCCGAGGCTGATCCGGAGCAGAAAGCGGTCCAGTTGCGACTCGGGCAAAGGGAAAGTTCCAGCCTGTTCCTGGGGGTTCTGGGTGGCGATGACAAAAAAGGGTTCGGGCAGGGGCCTGGCCTGGCCCTCGACGGTGACCTGGCGTTCTTCCATGGCCTCCAAGAGGGCCGACTGGGTGCGGGGGGTGGCCCGGTTGATCTCGTCGGCCAGGAGTATGCTGGTGAAGACCGGGCCTTCGTGAAAGACGAACCGGCCGGTGTCCCGGTCAAAGATCGAGGCCCCGACAATATCGCCCGGGAGCAGGTCGTTGGTGAATTGGACCCGCTTGAAGTCGAGGCCCAAGGCCGTGGACAGGGCTCTGGCCAAGGTGGTCTTGCCGATGCCGGGAATGTCCTCGATAAGGAGGTGTCCTCCGGCCAGGAGGCAGGCCAGAGCCAGGCGAGTCTCCCGGGCTTTGCCCAAGATGCTTCGTTCCACCGAGGAAAGGATCTCGGTCACGGTTCGGGTGGAAATCGGGCCGGGAACGGCCATAGTTTTCTCCTGTTTCGAGGTTGGGTCAACGAAGGTATCATAGGGACCGTTCGGACAAAGGCAAGGGCCGGAAAGTCCTTTCTTGACCACGGGCCTGGCCTGGCCCATAGTCATCCACCCATTCGGATTTCGAGAATGATCATGACCCCGTCCTTCGTGCACATCGCCCTGTTTTCGGCTCCATACGGTCCGTTGACCTATGCCGTACCCGTTCAGCCCGAGGGCCTGGACTGGTCCGTGGGACTTCGGGTTTTGGTTCCGGTGGGACACGGCGTCCGGGCTGGAGTCGTGGTCGGACACAGTTCGTCAGCTCCCGAGGGGATGGTCGTCAAACCCGTGCTCTGGCCCCT from the Deltaproteobacteria bacterium genome contains:
- a CDS encoding ABC transporter permease; its protein translation is MRQTIVHDVGHWTISRIQFWNRIAWLATGCLNALLCLRVLNPAVGRVVIRQIYFTAIQALPIVVFIALVIGSITVHYLLSILTGLGAYDRIGGYLIAAIMHEVAPLGCSLILLLRSGSAVIAEVALMKINKELNSLQMLDIDIDSYIFLPRLLAFALSAVTLTFCFTLTALLGGFFILGYFHDITFANYLDRIVDALHIESFLIATTKPLLMGACVGLVAMEKGMRVERSFSEVPIRLIHGMMQGMAFIVAIEVFFVLVTS
- a CDS encoding 3',5'-cyclic-nucleotide phosphodiesterase; the protein is MKFQVLGCSGSGLPGYALTSFRINDSVLLDAGAVTSHLPLEEQAQITDVLVTHAHLDHIKDILFLADNLIELVVRDEHGPVRVRGLEDVLNSIRTHLMNDTIWPDFSILPDRKRPVIVYTPMRPGEEVEIGDLLATAFPVCHAKAAAGYVVREKGAESGFAFTGDTGPTDAWWKFLNGLEYRPGRLIIETSFPNEMEDLALKSNHLTPRLLQKELAKLEFIPKIYISHMKSPFSSAIQEELQTHLDGYNYHLLRDDEVFEF
- a CDS encoding bifunctional folylpolyglutamate synthase/dihydrofolate synthase; protein product: MVRNRPVFPDYPSLVDHLNGMGCFHMRLGLSRVRTALERLDIDPSPAIQVVGTNGKGSTAVFLEALARGHGLRTGLYTSPHLVSIRERIKMNGRALPEAEWASLATQVYDAWPEADLTYFELLTIMALVAFKRQGVDLAVFEAGLGAANDATSAVPPMLSVITPIGLDHQQVIGPGLADIARDKAATLRAHGGAVSGPQDQVVMDILRSRAKSVGAFLHMADEWWTPRGQGALFNPLGCPEDGFFVPRFGLSGSFQASNAMLALAAWWLAAKDRGWPFEIGPCIQSLADARHPGRFQFLDVGPGFLVDGAHNEHGLTALAAAMSISGIEPEGAIFACLGDKSGLTDMIRNLVRGPILVPGLPGNERALDPSALAAKIGGRPFETVAEAVRAALELPGPVLVCGSLYLVGAFLTELSRIFPVLETGLEEFVNDARSQG
- a CDS encoding L-seryl-tRNA(Sec) selenium transferase — translated: MTNLFRHLPAVDKVLAELEAEAGFGSFPRTLLRDLVGEYLDLCREEIKAGRYRDPAELAWERLRPAVVAYVRMKSRPHFRRVLNGAGVVVHTNLGRSILAETAARAVQEACARYSNLEFSLTTGTRGSRYSHVEGLLCQLTGAEAGLVVNNNAAAVLIVLDTLAKGREVVVSRGQLVEIGGSFRIPEVMAKSGAVLREVGATNRTHAHDYEGAIGENTAALLKVHTSNYRIIGFHKEVPLPELVEIGRRHGLPVIEDLGSGNLFDFSGLGLMPEPTVQQVLASGVDVVSFSGDKLLGGPQAGIILGRREYVDRIKKNPLNRAVRTDKMTVAALEATLRLYLDPDRARSEVPTLRMITMGRDELLRAARRLKTRLARELGGLAGIKLRDGVSRVGGGAFPEQDLPTVLVSVEPRDGTQADDLRERLLSTDPPLVGRIEKDLFCLDPRTLGNDEYGTVARVVREALDSGSGTDSK
- a CDS encoding aminopeptidase, whose product is MNTKEDDHMSVKEFETRSCWDVYASEADCLAMDELADRYMDFLSVNKTEREVVTWAVAMLEKAGFISDPGTGRFLTVHRGKTLVAARRGRRPLSRGSRMVGSHADSPRLDLKQHPLYEDCDLALAKTHYYGGIRKYQWLARPLALHGVAVKTDGRVVPVVVGEDERDPVLAIPDLLPHLAHKQVEKKLSEAFEAEKLNVVLGHVPLFLEGEDKKDGRFKKALLELLRDRFGLEEEDLFSAELEIVPAGPARRVGLDRGLVGGYGQDDRICGFTSLEAFVRASDPEFTQILILWDKEEIGSEGATGAQSRIFEYAIQDLIEAWEPRASLRQVMLNMKALSGDVHAAIDQDYQDLHDKLNASYLGRGPVICKFTGHRGKYGANDASAEYVGWFRNVLNVAGVPWQMAELGKVDLGGGGTVAKHLAVYGMDIVDFGPGVLSMHSPFEISSVADLLATVRAYGAFFRS
- a CDS encoding AI-2E family transporter, which gives rise to MMFDSRPYSLDRIFRLGVMVLILWGLVRLLGYLSDVLIPFAVALLLAYVMNPLVTLLRRWVRSHILAVWLALLAILLVLGLITSLVVPLMVSEVRHMGQLLKELVDNSKLAQQAAERMPADLWQYIRDVAARPEVREFFQPEKVMELAREAFQKILPGFLGVLAGTATILSGLMGVFFVLIYLVFLLLDYQKLSEEWKNYLPETWREPVLSFLLEFNQGMNRYFRAQALVASLVGVMMSVGFMLIGLPLGLLLGLLVGVLNMVPYLQLVALVPAFFLSLMHALETGGSFWISLGLTGLVFAVVQIVQDVFLSPRIMGKVMGLSPAVILLSLSIWGKLLGILGLLIALPATCLLLAYYKRFLASAART
- a CDS encoding DUF3488 domain-containing protein, which translates into the protein MARIDPRPGDRVLLLAFAASLLGHLGHLPAWIIVFCMAAGTWFFLWSLKLVPQVPRWLRLILTLAACAAAVLTSGRFVGRDVGAAMLALMLSLKLLEFGRSSDRRFILFISLFLSVTALLFAKTLPMTGYAMICSGLILTLVVRLEQTGPDTASAARTTALLMLQALPLAAILFLVFPRIQGGLWGVAAPAAGASTGLTDTLAPGSINFLAFSPSVAARVKFSGPVPPSRQRYFRALVLNSFDGMAWTPGWRVESRRGLPPPTERIEDISGPIDYEITVEFDHTEFLPALDLPMAASGNAVLSEGFLVRPRRPPVDTFRFRARSATIYRTGPSGPPNQALQLPETGFPQARTLAAAWRGMPPQEIVRAALDLIRREEFIYTLSPPLLEDEPVDRFLFETRQGYCEHFASSFAVLMRAAGVPARVVVGFQGGEINPLTEFLVLRASDAHAWTEVWYEGRGWVRIDPTSAVAPDRIELGMQATFPQSDLPLIAQGEAPAFVAQGVRGLRIGLDAVNTFWQQWVLDYSGRRQMELLKRLKLDRGDWLGVLARVGIVLVTGLGILGLAVLWRLRPNRDSDPVRRAMNRFRTRLTRAGLSTPDWAGPRDLSRMIVLARPDLGPEAGRILELYEALRYTPNPDPEDQKTLVRLVRSWRPKRGTACSRPEGGMSPAGR
- a CDS encoding DUF58 domain-containing protein yields the protein MILRNLIGRTMPALDTFLKGRTAGPLPIVLTRRDIFILPTRAGIWFGLLLLALLLISINYDNNLTYFMVFLLAGTAFLSTLATYRELSGLSLVGTKAEPVFAGNVATFRVLVRAGHRSRQALDLSFRGTATSRAALKPGSTAEVEIGITAPRRGWLRPGPVLVETRFPLGLFRAWSRPDPEAKVLVYPAPARDSLPLALLRTKTELGRDVPADEFQGLRRYRPGDPPSRIEWRALAREQGLTTRSFRSGSMIDGLILDLAVTPGRDLEERLSRLTRAVLDAHGSDLAFGLRLGPTFLDPARGKGHLNRALEALALHGQN
- a CDS encoding MoxR family ATPase, coding for MAVPGPISTRTVTEILSSVERSILGKARETRLALACLLAGGHLLIEDIPGIGKTTLARALSTALGLDFKRVQFTNDLLPGDIVGASIFDRDTGRFVFHEGPVFTSILLADEINRATPRTQSALLEAMEERQVTVEGQARPLPEPFFVIATQNPQEQAGTFPLPESQLDRFLLRISLGYPGRDAETLLLNRDQAWTGAPLPQAVTTPQKVRELQDIVAAIHASKPLIAYVLDLLEATRHNDRIQTGLSPRAGLGILQAARAWALLQGRDHALPEDVQAVFSHVAGHRLKGPDLRELSAGDLTDILHSVPLP